The proteins below are encoded in one region of Amycolatopsis magusensis:
- a CDS encoding sigma-70 family RNA polymerase sigma factor translates to MDRAEQFEEQRAHLRAVAYRMLGSAAEAEDAVQETWLRLSRVDGEVDNLGGWLRTVLSRICLDMLRTRKARREEPLSELPEHGWAREDPETEAVLADSVGRALLVVLETLAPAERIAFVLHDLFAVPFDRIAPIVDRTPVAAKKLASRARQRLRGTPASPAGELARQRKVVEAFLAAARDGNLDALLTLLAPDVVRRADPATVPPGVPAVQRGARAVAEGVLKFGRPARFAEVALVDGEVGAVVAPGGRLRLALTFTFDGDRVTAYEIIASPARLARLDLATLSEPRRSADRPAGSPAAPPARPSASSR, encoded by the coding sequence GTGGACAGGGCGGAACAGTTCGAGGAGCAGCGCGCCCACCTGCGCGCGGTGGCGTACCGGATGCTGGGTTCGGCCGCCGAGGCCGAGGACGCGGTGCAGGAAACCTGGCTGCGGCTGAGCCGGGTCGACGGCGAGGTGGACAACCTCGGCGGCTGGTTGCGCACGGTCCTCTCCCGCATCTGCCTGGACATGCTGCGTACGCGCAAGGCCCGCCGCGAGGAGCCGCTGAGCGAGCTGCCCGAGCACGGCTGGGCCCGCGAGGACCCGGAAACCGAGGCCGTGCTGGCCGATTCGGTGGGCCGCGCGCTGCTCGTCGTGCTCGAGACCCTCGCGCCCGCCGAGCGGATCGCCTTCGTGCTGCACGACCTGTTCGCCGTGCCGTTCGACCGGATCGCGCCGATCGTGGACCGCACGCCGGTGGCCGCGAAGAAGCTCGCGAGCCGGGCGCGGCAGCGGCTGCGCGGCACACCTGCGTCACCGGCGGGCGAACTGGCCCGGCAGCGGAAGGTGGTGGAAGCGTTCCTGGCCGCCGCGCGCGACGGGAACCTCGACGCGCTGCTCACCCTGCTGGCCCCCGATGTGGTCCGGCGAGCCGACCCGGCGACCGTGCCCCCGGGTGTTCCCGCCGTGCAGCGCGGTGCCCGGGCCGTCGCCGAGGGCGTGCTCAAGTTCGGCCGTCCCGCGCGCTTCGCCGAGGTCGCGCTGGTGGACGGCGAGGTCGGCGCGGTGGTCGCGCCGGGCGGACGGCTGCGCCTCGCGCTGACCTTCACCTTCGACGGCGACCGCGTCACCGCCTACGAGATCATCGCGTCCCCGGCCCGGCTGGCCCGCCTCGACCTGGCGACGCTCAGCGAACCGCGGCGATCGGCTGACCGCCCAGCAGGCTCGCCAGCCGCCCCGCCAGCACGTCCCAGCGCCAGTTCCCGCTGA
- a CDS encoding glycosyltransferase family 4 protein, which yields MRRTLLVTNDFPPRPGGIQSYLHSLATRVPSDDLVVYAPAWRGHEEFDAAAPFEVVRHPTSLMLPTPGVLRRAKQLMRSRDCEAVWFGAAAPLALLGQPLRAAGAQRVLASTHGHEVGWSMLPAARQALRRIGDTADVVTFVSEYTRGRFAAAFGPMAGLEHLPSGVDPAVFRPDPAARESIRKRYGLGDRPTVVCVSRLVPRKGQDMLVLAMLELRRRVPDVALLLVGGGPYRAKLAGLVDSLGFGDDVVLTGSVPWEELPAHYAAGDVFAMPARTRGKGLDVEGLGIVYLEASATGLPVVAGRSGGAPETVLDEVTGHVVDGRDVMQLADTLAPLLTDPARARRMGEAGREWVSGNWRWDVLAGRLASLLGGQPIAAVR from the coding sequence GTGCGCCGAACCCTGCTGGTGACCAACGACTTCCCGCCCCGCCCCGGCGGCATCCAGTCCTATCTGCACTCGCTGGCGACCCGGGTGCCCTCGGACGATCTGGTGGTCTACGCACCGGCTTGGCGCGGTCACGAGGAGTTCGACGCCGCCGCCCCGTTCGAAGTGGTCCGGCACCCGACCTCGCTGATGCTGCCGACGCCCGGCGTGCTGCGCCGCGCGAAGCAGCTCATGCGCTCGCGCGACTGCGAAGCGGTCTGGTTCGGCGCGGCGGCACCGCTCGCGCTGCTGGGGCAGCCGTTGCGGGCAGCCGGGGCGCAGCGGGTGCTCGCCAGCACGCACGGGCACGAGGTCGGCTGGTCGATGCTGCCCGCCGCGCGGCAGGCGCTGCGGCGGATCGGCGACACCGCCGACGTGGTCACCTTCGTCAGCGAGTACACCCGCGGCCGGTTCGCGGCCGCGTTCGGGCCGATGGCCGGGCTGGAGCACCTGCCGTCCGGAGTGGACCCCGCGGTGTTCCGCCCGGATCCCGCCGCCCGCGAGAGCATCCGCAAGCGCTACGGCCTGGGTGACCGGCCGACCGTGGTGTGCGTTTCGCGGCTGGTGCCCCGCAAGGGCCAGGACATGCTCGTGCTGGCGATGCTGGAGCTGCGCAGGCGGGTGCCGGACGTGGCGCTGCTGCTGGTCGGCGGCGGCCCGTACCGCGCGAAGCTGGCCGGGCTGGTGGACTCGCTGGGCTTCGGCGACGACGTGGTGCTCACCGGCTCGGTGCCGTGGGAGGAACTGCCCGCGCACTACGCCGCCGGTGACGTGTTCGCCATGCCGGCGCGGACCCGCGGCAAGGGGCTCGACGTGGAGGGCCTCGGCATCGTCTACCTGGAGGCGTCCGCGACCGGCCTGCCCGTGGTCGCCGGGCGCTCGGGTGGCGCGCCGGAGACCGTGCTCGACGAGGTGACCGGGCACGTGGTCGACGGCCGTGACGTGATGCAGCTGGCCGACACGCTCGCGCCGCTGCTCACCGACCCGGCCAGGGCCCGGCGCATGGGCGAGGCGGGCCGCGAGTGGGTCAGCGGGAACTGGCGCTGGGACGTGCTGGCGGGGCGGCTGGCGAGCCTGCTGGGCGGTCAGCCGATCGCCGCGGTTCGCTGA
- a CDS encoding NlpC/P60 family protein, producing the protein MQSHPVKRVVSGALAAAAVIAAVTLVQAPANATPILAPQQPPSSESEALKQYRELASQAEKLNEDHLNAQEDEKAKQAELDKANQDLEGAKQTESTASADIERYRVDVDKFAGASFTSGAQLNKMSALLTGNSAQDFLDRSSALDVLATDQNNVLQGYAGSLKQAADARQLATDAQGRAQAAKDEASRLKSDIEQRKKSLDEQMDKLEDAYGNLSTADKAAQKDTGADVGPITAPGAAAQTAVDAAMGKRGKPYSWGATGPNSFDCSGLTGWAYKQAGISIPRTSKAQSTFGKAVSRDQLQPGDLVFYNSPVSHVGIYIGGGNMVHAPTTGDVVKVAPLQKNYVGARRVA; encoded by the coding sequence GTGCAGTCGCATCCGGTAAAGCGCGTGGTTTCAGGCGCACTGGCAGCTGCCGCGGTGATCGCGGCCGTGACGCTGGTCCAGGCCCCCGCCAACGCCACTCCCATCCTCGCCCCCCAGCAACCCCCGAGCAGCGAGTCCGAGGCGCTCAAGCAGTACCGCGAACTCGCTTCGCAGGCCGAAAAGCTCAACGAGGACCACCTCAACGCCCAGGAAGACGAGAAGGCCAAGCAGGCCGAGCTCGACAAGGCGAACCAGGACCTCGAGGGCGCCAAGCAGACCGAGAGCACGGCCAGCGCCGACATCGAGCGCTACCGGGTCGACGTGGACAAGTTCGCCGGCGCCTCCTTCACCAGTGGCGCGCAGCTGAACAAGATGTCCGCGTTGCTCACCGGCAACTCGGCGCAGGACTTCCTGGACCGCTCGTCCGCCCTGGACGTGCTGGCCACGGACCAGAACAACGTGCTGCAGGGCTACGCCGGCTCGCTGAAGCAGGCCGCCGACGCCCGTCAGCTCGCCACCGACGCGCAGGGCCGGGCCCAGGCCGCCAAGGACGAGGCCTCCCGGCTCAAGTCGGACATCGAGCAGCGCAAGAAGTCGCTCGACGAGCAGATGGACAAGCTCGAGGACGCCTACGGCAACCTCAGCACGGCCGACAAGGCCGCCCAGAAGGACACCGGTGCCGACGTCGGCCCGATCACGGCGCCCGGCGCGGCTGCCCAGACCGCGGTCGACGCGGCCATGGGCAAGCGCGGCAAGCCCTACTCCTGGGGTGCCACCGGCCCGAACTCCTTCGACTGCTCCGGCCTGACCGGCTGGGCCTACAAGCAGGCCGGGATCAGCATCCCGCGCACCTCGAAGGCGCAGTCGACCTTCGGCAAGGCGGTCTCGCGGGACCAGCTGCAGCCGGGCGACCTGGTGTTCTACAACTCGCCGGTGTCGCACGTCGGCATCTACATCGGCGGCGGCAACATGGTGCACGCCCCGACCACCGGTGACGTGGTCAAGGTGGCGCCGCTGCAGAAGAACTACGTGGGTGCCCGCCGCGTCGCCTGA
- a CDS encoding D-alanyl-D-alanine carboxypeptidase family protein — MRAGAGLALTLVVAGALLVVPTAGAQNEVPADPGDLRVEAGVAPGTGAGDPRPGEAFADPQVADLQRTATDVQAELGELAGRVEAAEAELGTATAQLQHATAERLEAEAQLNAIRGEADQFAKSVFTSLGRPDNVRLLFSATNASDLLNGKSMVDHLRAGQDARLGSALDRQRRAVEAEGAAAGAEKTAAERKTELDSRTGDAANRADAVSSELRGPIDAANAAVVEQQKAQRDRNSQTASNWKAYTDRLAAAGIRPPTAAALADPARLPAGLRPLMGSGGPQAGVAESSVDGQRILVLPKETIDAVTAGIGALGKPYVPEDGGEGPVAYSCDGLVRSVFSGAGLPLPAAAGEQMAAGKPVPLADAQPGDLVFVGPAKYGVQSVGVVLDGRTMLAADARLAGVVVADMPAGDSVLGVARPALGQRPAAEVPQRGENELTWRCGGVEVPPAAPGTDQAAGAWGGFPNGLIPAGALCPVGIGAHVLRCDAAQTFAALSEAFAGTFGRPLCVTDSYRTFAGQVDLYRRKPALAAVPGTSNHGWGLAVDMCGGVQSFGTPEYGWLAANARSFGWVNPGWAQPGRGREEPWHWEFAGR, encoded by the coding sequence ATGCGGGCCGGAGCTGGCCTGGCGCTGACGTTGGTGGTCGCGGGCGCGCTGCTCGTGGTGCCGACGGCCGGCGCCCAGAACGAGGTGCCTGCCGATCCCGGCGACCTGCGCGTGGAGGCGGGGGTGGCGCCGGGCACCGGGGCCGGGGACCCGCGGCCGGGGGAGGCCTTCGCCGATCCCCAGGTCGCCGATCTCCAGCGGACCGCCACCGACGTGCAGGCCGAACTCGGGGAGCTCGCCGGCCGGGTGGAGGCCGCCGAGGCCGAACTCGGCACGGCGACCGCGCAGTTGCAGCACGCCACCGCCGAGCGGCTGGAGGCGGAGGCGCAGCTCAACGCGATCCGCGGGGAAGCCGACCAGTTCGCCAAGTCGGTGTTCACCTCGCTGGGCCGCCCGGACAACGTGCGGTTGCTGTTCAGCGCCACCAACGCCAGCGACCTGCTCAACGGCAAGTCGATGGTCGACCACCTGCGTGCCGGGCAGGACGCCCGCCTGGGCAGCGCGCTGGACCGGCAGCGCCGGGCCGTGGAAGCCGAGGGGGCCGCGGCCGGGGCGGAGAAGACGGCCGCCGAGCGCAAGACCGAATTGGACAGTCGCACCGGGGACGCGGCCAATCGCGCGGACGCCGTCAGTTCCGAGCTGCGCGGGCCGATCGACGCGGCCAACGCCGCGGTGGTCGAGCAGCAGAAAGCCCAGCGGGACCGCAATTCGCAGACGGCGTCGAACTGGAAGGCCTACACCGATCGCCTGGCGGCGGCCGGGATCAGGCCACCGACGGCCGCCGCGCTGGCCGATCCGGCGAGACTGCCGGCGGGGCTGCGGCCGCTGATGGGCTCGGGCGGACCGCAGGCCGGGGTCGCGGAGTCCAGTGTGGACGGTCAGCGGATACTGGTGCTGCCGAAGGAGACCATCGACGCGGTGACCGCCGGCATCGGCGCGCTGGGCAAGCCCTACGTGCCCGAGGACGGCGGTGAGGGACCGGTCGCGTATTCGTGCGACGGCCTGGTGCGGTCGGTGTTCTCCGGCGCCGGGCTGCCGTTGCCCGCCGCGGCGGGTGAGCAGATGGCCGCGGGCAAGCCGGTGCCGCTCGCCGACGCCCAGCCGGGCGATCTCGTGTTCGTGGGCCCGGCGAAGTACGGCGTGCAGTCGGTGGGCGTGGTGCTGGACGGGCGCACCATGCTCGCCGCGGACGCCCGGCTGGCGGGCGTGGTGGTCGCCGACATGCCCGCCGGGGACAGCGTGCTCGGCGTCGCGCGGCCCGCACTGGGTCAGCGCCCGGCCGCGGAAGTCCCGCAACGCGGCGAAAACGAGCTGACCTGGCGCTGTGGGGGCGTGGAAGTGCCGCCCGCCGCGCCGGGGACCGACCAAGCCGCGGGCGCCTGGGGCGGCTTCCCGAACGGGCTGATCCCCGCGGGTGCGTTGTGCCCCGTCGGGATCGGCGCGCACGTGCTGCGTTGCGACGCCGCGCAAACGTTTGCCGCGTTGTCGGAGGCGTTCGCCGGGACCTTCGGGCGGCCTCTGTGCGTCACGGACTCCTACCGCACCTTCGCCGGGCAGGTGGACCTGTACCGCCGGAAACCCGCACTGGCCGCCGTGCCAGGCACCAGCAACCACGGCTGGGGCCTGGCGGTGGACATGTGCGGCGGGGTGCAGTCCTTCGGCACCCCGGAGTACGGCTGGCTGGCGGCGAACGCCCGCTCGTTCGGGTGGGTGAACCCGGGCTGGGCCCAACCGGGCCGGGGCCGCGAAGAACCCTGGCACTGGGAGTTCGCCGGTCGTTAG
- a CDS encoding FtsX-like permease family protein has product MIRDLLLGLRLAVGGGRISGQALLRLVMTTIGVALVVAILLPAASIGGMVSERDAREAANTEVLEPRPGVDPLYSYSWFTELDDEYLGTTVVAASGPTSPVPPGIDRIPAPGELFVSPAVAELLAGPKGDSLRARVPGTVVGEIGKPGLIDASDLRLYLGSTVDRLSRTEDVSQVSGFGGPGEGFRLDAVTALLLAPIVVALLLPLLIFVTTASRMGAAQRERRLAALRLLGVDARQVRRIAAAESLLGAVAGLVVGGVLFAVLRPLIGNLDLFGTRFFPEDFVPSWQLVLAIALVVPGLAVGAAIFGLRRTIVEPLGVVRQSRPIRRRMWWRWTIAGLGALLMGLTLFAGERDHSETIGVALSVGSALLLIGVAVLLPWAVEKVVRGLRGGTPALQFAVRRLQMDGGTASRVVSGLVVVLAGTIMIQTLMASVGADQDDKFFWHPAEAQAAEVWTEPAHADEVRQRLTGVPGLTGVHEVWQTNLRQPGESSRGAWVEIGDCAALRTRADLPSCEDGDVFAVGSTEVSPRPRSLPTGEQQFTRYVNGEPEPGPMWTVPAQIHQVPGDRSNPGAAGNLLVTTGALGSVRPPADSVTFSLAGPGDGNAVVDRASLALSPLAWDVSVRTVVQSEAASRHIDQRTGTFRAALMAASGFVLSVAALSLLMLSIEQIVERRRPLAALSASGVPLSVLARGSLWQNAIPVLIGVGLAIAAGLGLTVPTLRYAGLPFQLDVGLIATMAGAAVLAVLITTALTWPLLRQVTRLDGLRAE; this is encoded by the coding sequence GTGATCCGGGACCTGCTGCTCGGGCTCCGGCTGGCCGTCGGGGGCGGCCGGATCTCCGGGCAGGCGCTGCTGCGGCTGGTGATGACCACGATCGGGGTCGCGCTGGTGGTGGCGATCCTGCTGCCCGCGGCCTCGATCGGGGGCATGGTCTCCGAACGCGACGCCCGCGAAGCGGCGAACACCGAGGTGCTCGAGCCGCGGCCGGGTGTCGACCCGCTCTACAGCTACAGCTGGTTCACCGAGCTGGACGACGAGTACCTGGGCACCACCGTGGTCGCGGCGAGCGGGCCGACCTCGCCGGTGCCGCCGGGGATCGACCGGATCCCGGCGCCGGGGGAGTTGTTCGTGTCCCCGGCGGTCGCGGAGCTGCTCGCGGGGCCGAAGGGTGACTCCCTGCGGGCCCGGGTGCCCGGCACGGTGGTCGGGGAGATCGGCAAACCGGGGCTGATCGACGCCAGTGACCTGCGGCTCTACCTCGGCAGCACGGTGGACCGGCTCAGCCGGACCGAGGACGTGAGCCAGGTCAGCGGCTTCGGCGGGCCCGGTGAGGGCTTCCGGCTCGACGCCGTCACCGCGCTGCTGCTGGCTCCGATCGTGGTGGCGTTGCTGCTGCCCCTGCTGATCTTCGTCACCACCGCCTCCCGGATGGGGGCGGCGCAACGCGAACGCCGCCTGGCCGCGCTGCGGTTGCTGGGCGTCGACGCCCGGCAGGTGCGCCGGATCGCCGCGGCCGAGTCGCTGCTCGGCGCGGTCGCCGGGCTCGTGGTGGGCGGGGTGCTGTTCGCCGTGCTGCGCCCGCTGATCGGGAACCTCGACCTGTTCGGGACGAGGTTCTTCCCGGAGGACTTCGTGCCGTCGTGGCAGCTCGTCCTGGCCATCGCGCTGGTGGTGCCCGGCCTGGCGGTCGGCGCGGCGATCTTCGGCCTGCGCCGGACGATCGTCGAGCCGCTGGGCGTGGTGCGCCAGAGCAGGCCGATCCGGCGCCGGATGTGGTGGCGCTGGACCATCGCCGGGCTGGGCGCGCTGCTGATGGGGCTCACGCTGTTCGCCGGCGAACGGGACCACTCCGAGACCATCGGCGTCGCGCTGAGCGTCGGCAGCGCCCTGCTGCTGATCGGCGTCGCGGTGCTGCTGCCGTGGGCGGTGGAGAAGGTGGTGCGCGGGCTGCGCGGCGGTACGCCGGCGCTGCAGTTCGCGGTGCGCCGGCTGCAGATGGACGGGGGGACCGCGAGCCGGGTGGTGTCCGGGCTCGTGGTCGTGCTGGCCGGCACCATCATGATCCAGACGCTGATGGCCTCGGTCGGTGCCGACCAGGACGACAAGTTCTTCTGGCACCCGGCCGAGGCGCAGGCGGCCGAGGTGTGGACGGAACCCGCGCACGCGGACGAGGTGCGGCAGCGGCTCACGGGGGTGCCCGGGCTGACCGGCGTGCACGAGGTGTGGCAGACCAACCTGCGGCAGCCGGGGGAGTCCAGCCGGGGCGCGTGGGTCGAGATCGGGGACTGCGCGGCGCTGCGGACCAGGGCGGATCTGCCCTCGTGCGAGGACGGGGACGTGTTCGCGGTGGGAAGCACGGAGGTCTCGCCGCGGCCGCGGTCGCTGCCGACCGGGGAGCAGCAGTTCACCCGCTACGTGAACGGCGAACCGGAGCCGGGTCCGATGTGGACGGTCCCGGCGCAGATCCACCAGGTCCCCGGCGACCGGTCGAACCCCGGGGCGGCAGGCAACCTGCTGGTCACCACCGGCGCGCTCGGCTCGGTCCGGCCGCCCGCGGACTCGGTCACCTTCTCACTGGCCGGTCCCGGTGACGGGAACGCCGTGGTGGACCGGGCTTCGCTCGCGCTCAGCCCGCTGGCCTGGGACGTCAGCGTGCGGACCGTGGTGCAGTCCGAGGCGGCGAGCCGGCACATCGACCAGCGCACGGGCACCTTCCGCGCGGCGTTGATGGCGGCTTCGGGGTTCGTGCTCTCGGTGGCCGCGCTCAGCCTGCTGATGCTGTCCATCGAGCAGATCGTCGAACGGCGGCGCCCGCTGGCGGCGCTGTCGGCCTCCGGGGTGCCGCTGTCCGTGCTCGCCAGGGGCTCGTTGTGGCAGAACGCGATCCCGGTGCTGATCGGGGTGGGGCTGGCGATCGCGGCCGGGCTCGGGCTGACCGTGCCGACGCTGCGGTACGCCGGGTTGCCGTTCCAGCTCGACGTGGGCCTGATCGCCACCATGGCGGGGGCGGCGGTGCTGGCGGTGTTGATCACCACGGCGCTGACCTGGCCGTTGCTGCGGCAGGTGACCCGGCTGGACGGCCTGCGCGCGGAGTAG
- a CDS encoding ABC transporter ATP-binding protein, with product MNQPLLKARDLHKSFGHTTALRGADISVRAGEVLAVMGPSGSGKSTLLHCLAGIVTPDSGTIDYRGRDLIGMSDKERSALRRTEFGFVFQFGQLVPELTCLENVALPLRLTGAKRSVAEEKARQWLDRLEVGELGGRRPGDVSGGQGQRVAVARALVTGPKVIFADEPTGALDSLNGEMVMRMLTDAARTTQAAVVLVTHEPRVAAYSDREVVVRDGKANDLELVS from the coding sequence GTGAACCAGCCCCTGCTCAAGGCCCGCGACCTGCACAAGTCCTTCGGGCACACCACCGCGCTGCGGGGTGCCGACATCTCGGTGCGCGCCGGGGAGGTGCTCGCGGTGATGGGCCCGTCCGGGTCCGGCAAGTCGACGCTGCTGCACTGCCTGGCCGGGATCGTCACGCCGGACTCCGGCACGATCGACTACCGGGGCCGCGACCTGATCGGCATGAGCGACAAGGAACGCAGCGCGCTGCGCCGCACCGAGTTCGGCTTCGTCTTCCAGTTCGGCCAGCTCGTCCCGGAGCTGACCTGCCTGGAGAACGTGGCGCTGCCGCTGCGGCTGACCGGCGCCAAGCGGTCCGTGGCCGAGGAGAAGGCGCGCCAGTGGCTCGACCGGCTGGAGGTCGGTGAACTGGGCGGGCGTCGTCCCGGTGACGTCTCCGGCGGGCAGGGCCAGCGCGTCGCGGTGGCCAGGGCGCTGGTCACCGGGCCGAAGGTGATCTTCGCCGACGAGCCGACCGGGGCGCTGGACTCGCTCAACGGCGAGATGGTGATGCGGATGCTCACCGACGCCGCGCGCACCACCCAGGCCGCCGTGGTGCTGGTGACGCACGAACCGCGGGTCGCCGCCTACTCCGACCGCGAGGTCGTGGTGCGCGACGGCAAGGCGAACGATCTGGAGCTGGTCTCGTGA
- a CDS encoding PadR family transcriptional regulator, with protein sequence MSVSRTLLALLETGPRHGYDLKKSYDEQFAQGRPLAYGQVYSTLSRLLRNGLVVEAGVEQGDGPDRKRYTITDAGVTDIESWLATPENPEPYLQNTLYTKVVLALLSGRSANDVLDSQRAAHLAVMRDLTKRKTGGDLADQLICDHALFHLEADLRWLELTAARLDALAEAVRR encoded by the coding sequence ATGTCGGTATCGCGCACATTGCTCGCCCTGCTGGAAACGGGGCCGCGACACGGCTACGACCTGAAGAAGTCCTACGACGAGCAGTTCGCCCAAGGGCGCCCGCTCGCCTACGGGCAGGTGTACTCGACGCTGTCCCGGCTGCTGCGCAACGGGCTGGTCGTCGAAGCGGGCGTCGAGCAGGGGGACGGCCCGGACCGCAAGCGCTACACCATCACCGACGCCGGTGTCACCGACATCGAGTCGTGGCTGGCGACTCCGGAGAACCCGGAGCCGTACCTGCAGAACACGCTCTACACGAAGGTCGTGCTGGCCCTGCTCTCCGGGCGCAGCGCCAACGACGTGCTGGACAGCCAGCGCGCCGCGCACCTGGCGGTGATGCGGGACCTGACCAAGCGCAAGACCGGCGGGGACCTCGCCGACCAGCTGATCTGCGACCACGCGTTGTTCCACCTGGAGGCCGACCTCCGCTGGCTGGAGCTGACCGCGGCCCGGCTGGACGCGCTCGCCGAGGCGGTGCGCCGGTGA
- a CDS encoding NYN domain-containing protein, protein MTASAHPEPEHAAGVPPAPQAGAEPEHPAKPVNWAGLPEAIRERIAELAAAALGKLPVADIPRQLRPVARFAPAKRAKLGGSALLSTLGESSRFRTAVLEWLREHRADVLDPNALDSVAAATAAVLLGEASADSRVRLVAKNAEETTLRAERDAALARVHRLEGELERVQAELVEAKRVVESARADREAELDRLRGRLREQGVKLRQAKDTAEEARAAAAEAGGIRAEEVASLTAQLERERQRVATERARANNAVAEADVARQSAREAREADEVRLALLIDTIEGAAKGLRRELSLGHAGPRPADVIRGASTRADGGGKVQDPAALDRLLALPGVHLIVDGYNVSKTGYPELALADQRDRLAQQLGALSARTAAEVTVVFDGAGVISVPAAAARGVRVLFSDKGVLADDVIRTLVAAEPAGRPLVVATSDRAVADSVRARGAHPVPSAVLLTRLGRV, encoded by the coding sequence ATGACCGCATCCGCGCACCCGGAACCGGAGCACGCCGCCGGCGTGCCACCGGCGCCGCAGGCCGGCGCGGAGCCCGAGCACCCGGCCAAACCGGTGAACTGGGCGGGGCTGCCCGAGGCCATCCGCGAGCGGATCGCCGAGCTGGCCGCGGCCGCGCTGGGCAAGCTCCCGGTCGCCGACATACCGCGCCAGCTGCGCCCGGTGGCGCGGTTCGCCCCGGCCAAGCGCGCCAAATTGGGCGGCTCCGCGCTGCTCAGCACGCTCGGCGAGTCCAGCCGGTTCCGCACGGCGGTGCTGGAGTGGCTGCGTGAGCACCGCGCCGACGTGCTCGACCCCAACGCGCTCGACTCGGTCGCCGCGGCCACCGCCGCGGTGCTGCTCGGCGAGGCCAGTGCGGACTCCCGCGTCCGGCTGGTCGCCAAGAACGCCGAAGAGACCACCCTGCGGGCCGAGCGCGACGCCGCGCTGGCGCGGGTGCACCGGCTCGAAGGCGAGCTGGAGCGGGTCCAGGCCGAGCTGGTCGAGGCCAAGCGCGTGGTGGAGAGCGCGCGGGCCGACCGGGAGGCCGAGCTGGACCGGCTGCGTGGCCGCCTGCGCGAGCAGGGTGTGAAGCTTCGCCAGGCCAAGGACACCGCCGAAGAGGCCAGGGCCGCGGCCGCCGAGGCGGGCGGCATCCGGGCCGAGGAGGTGGCCTCGCTGACCGCCCAGCTCGAACGGGAGCGTCAGCGCGTGGCCACCGAGCGGGCCAGGGCGAACAACGCGGTCGCCGAGGCCGACGTGGCCCGCCAGTCCGCCAGGGAGGCCCGTGAGGCCGACGAGGTGCGCCTGGCGTTGCTCATCGACACCATCGAGGGCGCCGCGAAGGGCCTGCGGCGTGAGCTGTCGCTCGGCCACGCCGGTCCGCGTCCGGCCGACGTGATCCGCGGCGCGAGCACGCGGGCCGACGGCGGTGGCAAGGTCCAGGACCCGGCCGCGCTCGACCGGCTGCTCGCGTTGCCCGGCGTGCACCTGATCGTCGACGGCTACAACGTCTCCAAGACCGGTTATCCCGAACTCGCGCTGGCCGACCAGCGCGACCGGCTCGCCCAGCAGCTCGGCGCGCTCTCCGCCCGGACGGCCGCTGAGGTCACCGTGGTCTTCGACGGGGCGGGCGTGATCTCCGTGCCCGCCGCCGCGGCCCGCGGGGTCCGGGTGCTCTTCTCCGACAAGGGCGTGCTCGCCGACGACGTGATCCGCACGCTCGTCGCGGCCGAACCGGCGGGCCGCCCGCTGGTGGTGGCCACCAGCGACCGGGCGGTCGCCGACTCGGTCCGGGCCCGTGGTGCCCACCCGGTGCCCTCCGCCGTGCTGCTCACCCGCCTCGGCCGGGTCTAG